In the Flavobacterium sp. J372 genome, one interval contains:
- the nadD gene encoding nicotinate (nicotinamide) nucleotide adenylyltransferase, producing the protein MKIGLYFGTFNPIHIGHLAIANHMAEFSGLDQIWLVVTPHNPLKKKSTLLDDHHRLQMVHLATEDYPKLKPSDIEFKLPQPNYTVNTLANLQEKFPQHEYALIMGEDNLNSLHKWKNYEHILQNHKIYVYPRVNTEVIDEHIAAHNSINRVDAPIMEISSTFIRDCVKAGKNIRPLLPEKVWQYLEHNLFYRK; encoded by the coding sequence ATGAAAATCGGATTGTACTTCGGCACGTTTAACCCCATTCATATTGGCCACCTTGCTATTGCTAACCACATGGCAGAGTTTTCGGGACTTGACCAGATATGGCTGGTAGTTACGCCGCACAATCCGCTTAAAAAGAAAAGCACGCTGCTTGATGACCACCACCGCCTGCAGATGGTTCACCTGGCTACGGAAGATTACCCAAAGCTAAAGCCAAGCGACATAGAGTTTAAACTGCCGCAGCCTAACTATACAGTGAATACGCTGGCAAATCTTCAGGAGAAATTCCCGCAGCATGAATACGCTTTGATAATGGGCGAAGACAACCTGAACTCATTGCATAAATGGAAAAATTATGAGCACATCCTTCAGAACCATAAAATTTATGTTTACCCGCGTGTAAATACTGAAGTGATTGACGAACATATCGCGGCCCATAACTCAATTAACAGGGTTGATGCGCCGATTATGGAAATTTCGTCAACCTTTATCCGTGACTGTGTAAAAGCCGGAAAAAACATCCGCCCGCTGCTGCCTGAAAAAGTGTGGCAATACCTGGAGCATAACCTTTTCTACAGGAAATAA
- a CDS encoding NAD(P)H-dependent glycerol-3-phosphate dehydrogenase, with protein MNETPKFAVIGGGSWATAIAKMLCVNVPEIAWYMRNNDAIEHIKLQKHNPNYLSSVEFDTKKLRLTSDLNEAVAYADYIIFAIPSAFLSGELEKLTASLDGKIIFSAIKGIVPETSLIVGEHFHERYDIPYDNIGVITGPCHAEEVALEKLSYLTIACGNEKKAKIMGKHLNSYYIRTKITDDIVGTEYAAMLKNIYAIAAGIAHGLGYGDNFQALLMSNAIREMKKFIRKVHKMKRNINNSAYLGDLLVTGYSVFSRNRMFGNMIGKGYTVKSAMMEMSMVAEGYYATKSAYKLNKEYGAKTPIIDAVHDVLYEGKDAKSVFSKLTEKLD; from the coding sequence ATGAACGAAACTCCTAAGTTCGCAGTGATAGGCGGCGGAAGCTGGGCAACGGCAATCGCTAAAATGCTGTGTGTAAATGTACCTGAAATTGCATGGTACATGAGGAATAATGATGCCATTGAACATATAAAGCTGCAAAAGCACAACCCCAATTACCTGAGCTCTGTTGAATTTGACACTAAAAAGCTGAGGCTTACAAGCGACCTGAATGAAGCCGTAGCCTATGCTGACTATATCATCTTTGCAATACCATCAGCATTTTTAAGCGGTGAGCTCGAGAAACTTACTGCAAGCCTTGACGGTAAGATAATTTTTTCGGCAATAAAAGGCATAGTGCCCGAAACCAGCCTGATTGTGGGTGAGCATTTTCATGAGAGGTATGACATCCCGTATGATAATATCGGCGTAATAACCGGCCCATGCCACGCAGAAGAGGTTGCCCTTGAAAAGCTTAGCTATCTTACCATTGCCTGCGGTAATGAGAAAAAGGCAAAGATTATGGGTAAGCACCTCAACAGTTATTACATACGCACTAAGATTACTGATGATATTGTAGGTACAGAATATGCTGCCATGCTTAAGAATATCTATGCCATTGCAGCGGGTATTGCACACGGCCTTGGCTATGGTGATAATTTCCAGGCGCTACTTATGAGCAATGCCATACGCGAGATGAAGAAGTTTATAAGAAAAGTGCATAAGATGAAGCGTAACATCAACAACTCTGCCTATCTGGGCGATTTGCTGGTGACGGGTTATTCTGTATTCTCACGCAACAGGATGTTTGGCAATATGATTGGCAAAGGCTATACCGTTAAATCTGCCATGATGGAGATGAGTATGGTGGCTGAAGGCTACTATGCCACCAAAAGCGCCTATAAGCTCAACAAAGAGTATGGCGCTAAAACGCCAATAATAGACGCTGTACACGATGTACTTTATGAAGGCAAAGATGCAAAATCAGTATTCAGCAAACTAACCGAAAAACTGGACTAA